The DNA region TCCTTATCTTTCAAATTAAGACTCTCAATAGTGAAACGATCCTTGAAACCCCCTCTTGCAAGTTGAAAATGCCCTCGGAAAGGAGCGAAAGCAATATAACCCGCAACTGCTACAGCATAACCTCCTTTTACTCGTTTAACATAAAACCCTTTCACCTGAGAATTTGTCCTCCAAATCTTACGTAATTCCATGGAAACTCTCTTTTGTCTATATCTTCTCGGAAGAACAAGTAAAGGTTCACCAGCCACCACATTATCAGCATCTGCAGATTCTGCAACCAAGTCATTAAACCTTCCATAAGCTCGTTCTTTCGCAGTCAAATCACCAGCTACTAAATCAATGAAAATCCTCTCTAACATAAACTTTCTAACCACTGTTTCACCAGCAACTAAATCCATGAACCCAACCTTATTTTCAAATCGAGTTTTTGGATTGTTTTTCACACCAATAAGCTGGTCTTCCAAACAAGTTCTGGGAGTTCCAATTCCAGAATCAACCAAGAACATTCGTTCATTTAAGCGTAAGACATCGGCTTTTAAGGAAATGCCATTAGTTAATTGGAAACTGGTATTAGATTTTGGAAATATTCGATTCATATAATAACTTGTGCTGTTGATGGAATTGGGATTttgagatgatgatgatgaatacgATTGAATATTATGGagtgaaaaattagggtttagcGGTTCATGGCTATCACGGGAAAATGGGGAGAAGTTAACAGCATTAAGATAGAAAGATCTGAGATACAAAGGAGTAGCCATGCGAGAAACCTCCATTAATCTGCtcatttttgtataatttttacttttttttttgtttgcttgAATGGCTGAGATATTGAGACTTGAGAGGGTTTGTTGCAAAAGAGAAACGGAAAATGACGAGGAAAGGAGAGGGAAAAGGCCGGCAAAGAAGTGAAATATGCACGTAAAGCTCACGTgtaaatttttacattttttttttatttttacattataACAATAAACTTTTGCGAATGATTAATGGTAAATAGtagagctgttcatgggcgggtTTGGGCGGGTAGCGGACCGGATATTTGCTATAAAATCTACCCGCGGGCACAAATATACAAAACCGCGCCCGCATTTGAGGGCATaattttttgtcgctacccgcccatttttaaAGCGGGCGGGACCCGCGGGTAGGCGggtatttattacataaatatcaaaaatataatacaaaatataaagttgggttttgataataattaaaatacaatacatcgtccaaaatactccaaatacgTAAAAAGTTTCAAAATACTCGAATTACATgtatataaaaatacataaaaagtttcaaaaaactTAATCAATGGTAACACAATCGTCatcttcatcctcctcttcatcttcttctaattTTCAGAGTGTCCGTTCGAATTGGTCAAACTATATCGCTCGATCGAGTGGTCAAACTATATCGCTCGATCGAGCCAGTATCTATGCACTTTTTTGGAAATTCACGGAGAAAAAACTTGGGCAAACATGACTTTGTGCTCGGTTGAGCCTACGACACCTTAATATGTTGCAGAAAGCCAAGAATTACCAGCATGCTACATTGTGAACTGATACATAGCAAAATACAGTGTCATAAAATGATTATCATAAAGCTTTATCTTCAAAGcactaaaaaaatacaaatacaaagatggaaaaaaatatgaatgGGAAATCATTCATCAATAGGtaaatatatttctaaacatgGCTCACCATAATTAAACATATTCGATGTACCTTGAGAGAGTAcccatataataataataattaataatatttaaaatatattcaacttttaataataaagaataacaaaaagtattttttcttttgggtaacttaatataattgattattaaaaatttaatatatattaaactaagcgAGCGGGCGGGTATACCGCGGGTATTTTTTtgtgtcgctacccgcccatttatcttggcgggcgggtattacccgtccaaacttaatttttttttaaaaaacgttgTCCATGCCCGCCCGTTTTTCGAGCCGGGCGGACCGGGCCTGGCGGGTAGCCCACCAATGAACAACTCTAGTAAatagtaaattttttaaaaaattttacaaaatagcattgtatttttttaatttaaattgacGTAATattaatgctaaaaaaatattagattatacGTTAAGTTGCACAATATTTTGAGATCTAAAAATAACTCGAAAGAATAAATAATCTAATTCCAATCCATCTTATTTATCgtcatattttttcttttcattttttaagtATGCCCCTCCCCTCATTAATTTCCCTCTCACCTTGTTAAACTCACTTTTTCAATATTCGAAAAAAAACAACGTCAAATAAACCAAATCGCATCAAAAAGTAATTTTAAACTCTAATGTGCTTGAGAGTTTAGAGAAAAAACAGCTTTTATATAAGATCGTCTCAAAATGAGACATATTGAGtccaaatccaaaaaaaaaatgttttgaaTTCAAAGCGTCAATTTTAACATTCAAAATTTTGATGTGTTTTGAATTCAAAGTGTCAATTTTAACGTATAAAATAATGTGTTAAGCATTAAACattaaacattttaaaaattagtattttatgtaaaaaataaatgcaTTAGTTAATTTAATTGGACTTATTAGTCAAATAAAAAGATAATTTCGACATAAAATTGTCTTAAATGATACATTGTGTATATTTAATATCTAACTAATTAGGCTAGGTATTAATGAACATAAATCACATAAActcaaaataaatacaatatatCTGCAATTCTTAGTCAACAAAGATCGAGTTagtcataaaattcaaatattaaactaaaGCTTGTATTTAGTCCTTAAAATTTTGACttgttacattttattttatataaatataaatataacttaaagtaAAATTTGTCCTAACTCTAATTTGGAATAAAGTAAtccaaatattaatttaaaacaatttacTTCCTCCGTCCTATTGTATAGTgttttcattaatttatttataagaaatgtgATTGCACAAAAGGATTTATGAACAGTGATTTTACAAATtcccaaaaattaattttcaattcaaatcacaCATTTTAATTCCCAAATTTAATTCACGTACCAAAAAGGTGTAAGGATAGTGATGTCCTCTTGTTAAGCCGTGATAATTGTCACATAATCATCATATGATTTTACTGTGTGGTGACCTATAGACCCACATATAGGggtgttaaaaatcaaatatcgGGTATCCGATTTTTTCGGATACCTAAAAATGCGATCCTGTTCCGAACGGGATTAAATCGGATATCCGAAATTCGAATACCCGGTtttattataatgtttttttattttttattttgttgtcgttCAACAATACTTTTATTTATCCCCGtttttacttaaaatatttttttatataaaatttaaatacaaaCTCTCTACaaatatttaacttaattagtcataaaagattaattaagaaaattaaagaataatattaatgtttattagtttaaataagaacaaacataaaattcaaatactaactctCTCAAAATATTCAACCCAAGGTTAGCTTAAGAGATACCATTATCATTTTATTTacgaaaaaaagtaaaataaataaataaaatcggaTACCGAACATCCGATTTCCAAAAAATGTGACCCGAATCTGAATTCAAAATCAGGTATCTGATTCGGATAATCtcatttgcgaaaatccgaaaAATTATCCGAttctaaaaatcaaatatatcaaatttaataaaccttgacttACATATAACACTTATCGAGTTTATTATTTTCTACGTTTATTATTTtctacggatatttcatgatataccattgagtttcttcgaaattcaccatataccacatgaaatgttttaattcaccatataccattgagtttacgtccgttagcacagaataccattaatgacaactgccgtcagtgtgccgtcaACACTTCCTTCCTCTAGGGTTCTCTCCATTGAATTCCTCCATTTCCCTCTCTCTCTCCTCATCGAGAAGGTactaatttctctttaatttttgaatttatcatcaagaaaattaaattcaagtttcaaATTTTAATGGCTCTTCCCTTCTCGTAACGCCATTCACTCTCAGGTGTTGGATTTGTATATTCGTAGTCCTACTGAAAAACCCATCAATGAATTTACCTCTAAGAATAGATTGAAgaagattttgaattctaataaGCCACCTTTTCAAAACCATGTTTTTCAAGAGGTATTATTGTTGATTCTTGAACCCATTTTTGAGTCTAGATTTTCTTCAAAGTCTCATGCTTTTCGCCTTGGTAAAGATGCTCATACTGTTATTACGACAATTAGAAGTAATTTTGCTGGATATCTTTGGTATATAAGAGGTAATTTGAGTGAGATATTGGTGAATGTTGATAAGGGTTTAGTgattgaaccatattggttcaGATCTTGGTAGCTTTGCGTAAGTGGAAGAATGAACGTGCAGCATATTGTAATTTTGAACCATGTGCATATGCATCTTCCAAGTCATGTGTACCTTCTAAGCACAATTCAGCCCATGATTCAACACTTGGAGATATCTATGAAGATGTAAACcatgtaataaataataaacatcaCAAGCAAGAGCATCCCCACAGAAACCAACATACAGAACAAATTCTGACATCAGAACAACACAATAGCACAACCAGCGAACAACCCaacttgcacgacacgtggaggccaAACCGGTGCATCCAGAACTTGAGCTACAGTAGAAATGAAATATTGGCACATGGACCTAGCCATTAAGGGCCAAGAACCCTATTAATAACTCACACAACGCTCTGAAATCCGTGTGCTAGATCATGTAGTCAGCAACCTTTATACTAGCTTCTGTATCAGCCATGCAACAGAACTTGTTCAATATCgatgaccaggccaccttgacgGAGTAGTGCAGAAGTCACCGGAGGTCAGGGGAGGAAATCGAGGGTAGAATTGGAATCTCTCCACATGGGCCTTGCTGTCATGGCCCAAGAACCCTCCTCAAAATAATTGGAAGTGCATGAAAAATCGAGGTGAAGTTCGGGCATTCAGCAGAAGAACACTGACAGAAGAGCTGCTGTATTCTGAtttctgttttgatttttaataggcACGTGTAAACCACGAGGCAAGTGTTGACGACACACTGACGACAGttgccattaatggtattctgtgctaacggacgtaaactcaatggtatatggtgaattaaaacatttcatgtgatatatggtgaatttcgaagaaattCAGTtgtatattatgaaatattcgTATTTTCTAAAACATAATACGCTAATTTAATGACGTGAGATATTGTATTTCCAACGCCTCTACCGCTTTATTTGACCATTGTTCTTCAAATTTCGAAACTCGACAATCGACAGTTGCTTCATACCCACACTCAACACTGAGCCCATGGCCGCTGAGCTCCGAAAGCTCTGCCATTCCAGCTCCCTCGGTAGCCGAGCCTCTTCTTCTCGTAAAAACCCTACAGTCACAGGAGATACTTAAACAAGACGACGCCGTTTCGCCTCATCTCTCCGACTCAGATGACCGCTCACGTGATCACCGCTCACCCTGTTTCATCTGCTCCCTGTTTTTCTCCGAAGATTCTAGAAATTCTCCTTCTAAATTCTCccttttcttcatcatctttctTGTCCTTACTGGATTCGTCTGCGTTTCTTCCATCATTCGTCGCTTGGTATGCTCCTTTTCAGATTTACTACTA from Amaranthus tricolor cultivar Red isolate AtriRed21 chromosome 3, ASM2621246v1, whole genome shotgun sequence includes:
- the LOC130808715 gene encoding uncharacterized protein LOC130808715, with translation MSRLMEVSRMATPLYLRSFYLNAVNFSPFSRDSHEPLNPNFSLHNIQSYSSSSSQNPNSINSTSYYMNRIFPKSNTSFQLTNGISLKADVLRLNERMFLVDSGIGTPRTCLEDQLIGVKNNPKTRFENKVGFMDLVAGETVVRKFMLERIFIDLVAGDLTAKERAYGRFNDLVAESADADNVVAGEPLLVLPRRYRQKRVSMELRKIWRTNSQVKGFYVKRVKGGYAVAVAGYIAFAPFRGHFQLARGGFKDRFTIESLNLKDKDIVVV
- the LOC130808586 gene encoding uncharacterized protein LOC130808586, with the protein product MTTAVSVPSTLPSSRVLSIEFLHFPLSLLIEKVLDLYIRSPTEKPINEFTSKNRLKKILNSNKPPFQNHVFQEVLLLILEPIFESRFSSKSHAFRLGKDAHTVITTIRSNFAGYLWYIRGNLSEILILVALRKWKNERAAYCNFEPCAYASSKSCVPSKHNSAHDSTLGDIYEDVNHARVNHEASVDDTLTTVAINGILYCISNASTALFDHCSSNFETRQSTVASYPHSTLSPWPLSSESSAIPAPSVAEPLLLVKTLQSQEILKQDDAVSPHLSDSDDRSRDHRSPCFICSLFFSEDSRNSPSKFSLFFIIFLVLTGFVCVSSIIRRLICNAVVVAKILNATLILPVLKQDQIWKDQTKFEDIFDVDHFIDYLKDDVPIVRDILLLKEWFPFIAISSSEAERRPVPT